The nucleotide window TCAAACTAACGTAGTAAAAAATTAAATGACTCTAACCCTCCAAAAATCTAATGAAGTTCCTTTAAATGAAAGAGCCCTTACCTGGAAACCTTGTGAACCAAGTAAACCAGGGAAATAAAAGGGCGAAGAACCATGAAACCTTTTTTTGGTAAGGAACTAGGAATTGAGGTATGGCTCAACTTTTTTATTTGACTAGCCCATTAGCGGGAGGTGTTCCCCAACTGGCGCACAAGGATTCTCTCTCGAGAAAAAAAAAACGACGCGTAAGGCGTCCATGTGTGTCGCCCCAGCTTCTCATGCATTTTTTTCAAAACAAGACGCAAGTactcatactccctccgttcggaaatatttgtcatcaaaatggataaaagaggatgtatctagatgtattttagttctagatacatctctttttatccgttttaatgacaagtattttcggacaaAGGAAATATATGCACGCATACACTTATATCTCTATAAACACACACATGCACACCCTACATCTATAAGCACATTCGAGAGACTGGGCGACATATCATCTTTAGATTGAAGAAGTCATCATAGGAACATCTCCTCTCACTGAACGTGTACCGCCGAAAATTCTAACATAAATCCACAACAATGCGAGTATCAAGACTTAATCCTGATGAGTGGGTGTCCTAGCCATCAAAACTTTCCATTTCTTGATCGTACTGAGATAAGCTTTCCATTTTTCGGCAGCTAATCGTGGCGAGAGAAGACTTTCCGAACTTGCACACTGCCGATCACATCCACAATCGAGACGCACACGCATGCACAAGCCTTTGAATGCAATGTTTATCCCTACCCTAATTACATTAGCATTAACCACTCCCATTTAATCGCTTCAACTCATACGCGCGCGTTATGTGTGGGCGCTCCTTGATCCGACGGCCCACAGAAGCGTGGGCCACGAGCATCCATCGATCCGTCCGTCCGTCGGTCGAGGAGCGATAGGTGCCGAAACTCGGATTTGGATGACGATCGCCTTCCTTTTCCGCCTTCCTCATCACCCATCCAGTCTGACCACCAGGGGGGTTGAGAAGAATTCTGGCGTTCCGCCCACGGAAACCTTTGGTGCCATGATGATGCATATCCCGCAATTCTCGCTCTGCCCATTTCCACCGCCGTTATCCATCCAGCCCATCGCCCCCTGCCTCCTCGCGATCTTCTTGCACATATAAGCAGGACCAAACCAAGATGGCCTGCTCCTCTTCCACCTGTGGCGATACCACACTGCATGCGCATTTTGTTGCCTGCTTGGTTCATGTGTTGTCAGGCCTAGGCTTCATGGGCGAGCTCCGTGTAGGCGGACGGCGTAGAGAAGGTGAAGACGCCGCCGGGGACGACTCGTTCTCCGAGTCGATGGCGGCCAGCTTGGATTCCGGCGCGTCCAGCGGATCGCTGTGCTCGTCGATCATGTCGAGCCTGACAGACGACGACGCGGAGTCCTCCCCGGTGGCGGGTGATCCTACGCCGTCGCCATCGCCGTCGGACGCGATGCGGCTGGACGGGGACGGCGGCGGGCCTCTCTACGAGCTGGCGCCGCTGCTGGCGCACCTTCCCGTCAGGTGAGTGGATCGACGTCCAAACCCAGCATATTCCTTCCCAGTGAGCGAAAATCAAAACTGATGACAAACTGACGATTCGCTTCTCACAGGACAGGGCTGTCCAAGTACTACAAAGGGAAGTCCCAGTCCTTCACATCTCTGTCCGACGTCAAATGCTTGCAAGATCTCGCAAAGAAGACCACCGCCCACATCGGCAGGAAGGCGAGCCGCTCGTCGACTTCACCGCTTCACGTTCAAGGGCCTCGCAGCAAGACGatagggaagaagaagaaggcaccGCCCAGGGGTTCATCTGGCCGGCTGCCGTCAAGAGCAGCATGGAGCAGGGGCCTTTCGCACAGAAGCGGTAAACCACCTGCATACGAGAGCAAGAAAGAGCTGTGCAGCAGAGATTGCAGCTAGCTAAAGGCAATGCAAAGTTTTGCAAAATGGGGTGAGATAAGATTTACCAGAGACAGAAAGAATACCCCTTCCATGTCTTCGTTTGCCACTAGAGATCTCTGCAACAACTGAAGCTCCTGGGAGCAAGTTTTGCTTCTGTTTTCATCTGTGACCAATGTTATAAAACTGTATGCTCTGTCTGATGATGCCAAGAACAATTGGCTAAGATTGAACTGACAACACAAATCCATTATTTATTTTTGTATAATAAACAGAGGTTGATGTGAACCAGCACAATGCATATTCAGACATTTGGATGGCTAGCAATGTCTAAATACACAATGTTTGGCACTTTCAGTTAGCAGTAATCAACAGAGCTTAATGTACTCCAGCACTGTGTGCTGTTTATATTTAAATGAAATCACATCTGTAGAACTCAGTACAACTTGTGGTGCAATTTTCAAATTTGTATCACCAATCCTCTCACATACAACACATAAGCCATGCACTTCTGAGCAATATATATCCATAGACATCAGTGGAAAATTCGCTGGTACCCAACCCAGCTACTGACGTAGTTGAAGATGAGTCCACATTTGTGATTCaagaattcgccctatagtgagtcgtattacaattcactggccgtcgttttacaacgtcgtgactgggaaaaccctggcgttacccaacttaatcgccttgcagcacatccccctttcgccagCGCCGCCAATAAAAAATCAGCTGATGAAGTACATTGGATTTGGAAGCTTAAAGGATCTCGTTGCCATTGGCAATCCTATCAAATCACTCCATTGATCCCCAGAGTTTCCAAGTATCTTGAACCCTTCCGCTTCCATCGCAGCTCGCCTCTCTGATTTGTATTGCACAGCGGTCTTGCCAATATCAGAGATTTGCCTGCAGCATGTGTATACTTCCGATTAATACAAACTGGCTATGGTACATAGAATTGGCTGCAAAATGGAGTAATTTTTTAATGACTGTATGTACTTTCCTTTTGTGTATAGCGAGAGCACAAGCACAAGTAAAAAATGGGGAAATAAAACTTAGATAAAACTAGATGGTTTACACTGCACGGCCTCTCTTTTTTATAGCCACATTATACGCAACTCAAAGTAGGAGAAAGATGGTTAACAGCCTAACTTCAAAATGATCCACTAACGGTTCTAAACTACAATGGCAATATAGAAAATCATAGTACAGCAGAGTTCTTTGTTTGATAGAATTTTGGCAACACTCCTTACATTGAACATCATTCAACACACTGCTAGAAGTTAAATTGTGACACAATTCACTGGGAGCTTTCTATGGACTAGCAAAGTAGCAATCATCCGCGTGCAGTGCACATTTACCGCAATATATATTGTACTAGAAATTATATTAATGCATGAGTCAAACTATATTTACAATGTAAGTGTACTCATTATTGAAATTACTTTTATGATGTAAACTAATCATAGGAAGAAAGAATAAGCATTAAGCCTACACTAAATCATGAACCATGTACCTAGAATTAACATGTAGATACTTGATTGGTTAGGGGATTTATTATTTTGAACCAGCAACAAAATATACCATTATCAGAGTAGAGATTAGGAGGTAAGATTCCAGCTAATTCTTAATCCTTGGATCTGGTGATTACATATTATAAATAAGACGAATGGCTAAGATTGTTTGGATCAAActctaaagttagtacaaagttaagacacttattttgggacggagggagtacttcttACGGTACAGATAAGATATGTCACGTTGACTTAATAACAAGTTGTTTTCAGGAAGCCTCCTGAAGTTCATTTACCATACTGAGTGTTGAGTGACCATCACCAAGGATATTATTTGGAAACTAGGGTCTTCCAGAAACTTCTTGGATCCAAGCAAGATAGCGTCTGATGCAAAAAGATAGTCATTTGATACATGAGTTATAGCAAATACCTCAGTATGAGTTTTTCCCATGAATTGTAGCCCGCAAACAATAGATTGTCTTCTGTAGCATTTCGCTGCAATTCACTTCGTCCAGTCAAGAGGATAATATGGAAACCAAGTCCTTGCAGTTCATTGTACAGTTTCAAGCTAGATGGTAATGCAGATGCTTTCGCTACGTCTACCCATGCATCAAATGAGGTCTCGTTGAATTCCTGTAACCTGCAAAATCAGTGGAGCTGTGAAAAAATGATTTAGAATTTTTTATCAATAGAAATTACAAAGTAGAATATCCTTAATATTATCACATCATTTGCCCTTTTGAAACATTTGGAAATTAAGAATGATACATGTTTCAATCATACTCCATGGAAATTACTGCATGTTCTACAGCCCACACTGACCCGGTTGCTAAGAAACTGGAGATTGCTTCACCATGACTTCGAATTGCTGGTGATGGATATTGAGAATTTTGAGCAGAAAGATAAGGCGTTGCTGATGTTTGGGTGGGTCTGAAGAAGAAAGGGAAAATAAATGTGGAGATAGTTGCTTCGAAAAGGAAAGGAGGGGATATAATCTTGCTGTCTGCAGCATGCGTTGCTGGAAGAGCTAGAAAGTCGAGCCAGGTTGCTGTGAAATCCAACACTTAATTTAATAGGCTTAGATGTTGATAATTTTGTTGCTAAAATGTGGTTTCCAGTTAGTTATTTGAGCCCTGTTTTTTTAACAAAATGCAGGTAACCATACTACAGTTTGTTTCTTGCAATGAAGGTGTAGCTTGGGCAATGATGTTCACGCCCTTCAGGTAAAACAAGATTGCAAACAGAAGAACTGTGATTATGCTGTCCTTTCGTAAGAACCAAATCTGCAAACGCTCAAGAGAACAGGCTACCAGTCAGGTGCTGTTTTGTCAGGCTTCAGACAGATTTACACCTATATATAAACTTCAAGCATATCAAACAATACTTGACGAAAGATCTAAAACCTACTCACAAATTCTTAAGGTAGTTATGAGTTGACACAAATTCTCATGGAATCCAATGAATTGCCAATCTCAAATGCAGGAGGCAATAACAGTGACAGATTAATTTGAGCAGGCACAATCAATGTAACCCGAAAAACCAGAGCTGGGCCGGGGTCAATTACCCCCATCCGCTGACGGCGTAGTAGGGTGCGTTGGAGAGCAGCGTCTCGTCGACGTCGAACACCCAGGCCGGCATGGCTCCCCCCTCGCCCGACGCGAACGCCTGCGCGGCGAAGGCGAGGGATTCGGCGGCCGCGACGGCGGAGTCGGACGC belongs to Triticum urartu cultivar G1812 chromosome 7, Tu2.1, whole genome shotgun sequence and includes:
- the LOC125521415 gene encoding uncharacterized protein LOC125521415 isoform X2 — encoded protein: MACSSSTCGDTTLHAHFVACLVHVLSGLGFMGELRVGGRRREGEDAAGDDSFSESMAASLDSGASSGSLCSSIMSSLTDDDAESSPVAGDPTPSPSPSDAMRLDGDGGGPLYELAPLLAHLPVRAVQVLQREVPVLHISVRRQMLARSRKEDHRPHRQEGEPLVDFTASRSRASQQDDREEEEGTAQGFIWPAAVKSSMEQGPFAQKR
- the LOC125521415 gene encoding uncharacterized protein LOC125521415 isoform X1, producing MACSSSTCGDTTLHAHFVACLVHVLSGLGFMGELRVGGRRREGEDAAGDDSFSESMAASLDSGASSGSLCSSIMSSLTDDDAESSPVAGDPTPSPSPSDAMRLDGDGGGPLYELAPLLAHLPVRTGLSKYYKGKSQSFTSLSDVKCLQDLAKKTTAHIGRKASRSSTSPLHVQGPRSKTIGKKKKAPPRGSSGRLPSRAAWSRGLSHRSGKPPAYESKKELCSRDCS
- the LOC125523271 gene encoding acid phosphatase 1-like, which produces MRRILLVLAAAAAVVVAVAGAEPVLRQVTDVPTAVSWGVSDADALFCDSWRLSVETANAGPWRTVPARCGASVRAYMEGERYASDSAVAAAESLAFAAQAFASGEGGAMPAWVFDVDETLLSNAPYYAVSGWGLQEFNETSFDAWVDVAKASALPSSLKLYNELQGLGFHIILLTGRSELQRNATEDNLLFAGYNSWEKLILRQISDIGKTAVQYKSERRAAMEAEGFKILGNSGDQWSDLIGLPMATRSFKLPNPMYFIS